The proteins below come from a single Drosophila miranda strain MSH22 chromosome Y unlocalized genomic scaffold, D.miranda_PacBio2.1 Contig_Y1_pilon, whole genome shotgun sequence genomic window:
- the LOC108157965 gene encoding uncharacterized protein LOC108157965 — MFTKIIRNCGHVYLKSGYPSGSGAVPQRVLHNWDRQHAEHEQRKKAIPRLVYLHNPWKYLVTKFNLWKLRWLWDPEFNESEFIEGSKQAAIVVTDIIRQQSPEKMSTYTTPVGFQQITRDMLLSRNDNRLQLIRFQREHLRRAIPMKVARRQSFGRRYAFIDVLFVGLRNTKDFDSASEVVEVNELVRRMDRELRTPRDVVSVPHRIVFAEIFIRFRRDYTEDARRNFETKDHMAQSGYPFTHHFSAPLTPKAALSKSLVPPPPTDALARSTHNPATAPLTPTGRIVPRSGDTDWSVSFYKILTFDVLNYDPDHKRRQR, encoded by the coding sequence ATGTTCACCAAAATTATACGTAACTGTGGCCATGTTTACCTGAAGAGCGGATATCCGTCCGGCTCGGGAGCGGTGCCGCAACGGGTCCTGCACAACTGGGACCGCCAGCATGCGGAGCACGAGCAGCGAAAGAAGGCCATCCCGCGGCTGGTGTATCTGCACAATCCGTGGAAGTATCTGGTGACGAAATTCAACCTGTGGAAGCTCCGGTGGCTGTGGGATCCGGAATTCAATGAATCGGAATTCATCGAGGGCTCCAAGCAGGCGGCCATCGTCGTGACGGACATCATACGGCAGCAGAGCCCCGAGAAGATGAGCACGTACACCACGCCGGTGGGCTTCCAGCAGATCACCCGCGACATGCTGCTCTCCCGCAACGACAACCGGCTGCAGTTGATCCGCTTCCAGAGGGAGCACCTGCGTCGCGCCATTCCCATGAAGGTGGCCCGACGCCAGAGCTTCGGCCGCAGGTACGCCTTCATCGATGTGCTCTTTGTGGGGCTGCGGAACACCAAGGACTTTGACTCCGCCTCGGAGGTGGTGGAGGTGAACGAGCTCGTCCGCCGGATGGACAGGGAGCTGAGGACACCTCGCGATGTCGTGTCGGTGCCGCATCGGATTGTCTTTGCCGAGATCTTCATACGCTTCCGGCGCGACTACACCGAGGATGCGAGGCGCAACTTTGAGACGAAGGATCACATGGCGCAGTCGGGCTACCCCTTCACACATCACTTCAGTGCCCCACTCACGCCCAAGGCAGCCCTCTCAAAGAGTCTCGTGCCACCACCTCCGACTGATGCGCTGGCGAGATCTACACACAATCCGGCCACAGCACCGCTGACCCCAACGGGCCGCATCGTGCCGCGCTCGGGCGATACCGACTGGTCGGTATCCTTCTATAAGATCCTCACCTTCGATGTCCTCAACTATGATCCCGATCATAAGCGTCGACAACGCTAG